In the Syntrophus aciditrophicus SB genome, CGAAAAATGAACCGTCCGGTCCCCCTATGGAAGAGTACGAAGGTTCAACTATGAAAATATTGCTGATTTCTCCCTTGCCGCCGCCGCCTGGAGGGATTACCACCTGGACGGAAAAATATGTTGAATGGGCGAAAGATCATTCCATTTGCGCCGAAGTCGTGAATAACGCGGTCATCGGAGGCAGAGCCACGCACCTGGGCAGCAAGAGGGAGATTTCCTCCGAGATTCAGAGAACCCGCCGGATATTGACGGAGTTGAAGCGGAAAATTTCCATGTGCCGCCCGGACGCCGTTCATCTGAATTCGCCCTGCGGCCGGTTCGGCATCATGCGGGATTACCTGTGCGCGTTGGCGGTTAAGAAGAAGGGTATTCCTGTGATTGTGCATTTCCGCTGCAATATCGAAGATCAGATCAATAACAGCAGACTCAGCCTGTACTTTTTCAAAAAGCTGGCGGCGTCAGCGAATTCCATTCTTGTATTGAACAGCCCTTCAAAGGAGTTCGTACTGAAGCACGCCCGGCGAGACAGCCGCCAGGTGGCCAATTTCATTGATGATGATTATGTCATCGAACAGCCGAAACCTATCTCTCCCGAGATCAGGAAAGTCCTGTTT is a window encoding:
- a CDS encoding glycosyltransferase family 4 protein is translated as MKILLISPLPPPPGGITTWTEKYVEWAKDHSICAEVVNNAVIGGRATHLGSKREISSEIQRTRRILTELKRKISMCRPDAVHLNSPCGRFGIMRDYLCALAVKKKGIPVIVHFRCNIEDQINNSRLSLYFFKKLAASANSILVLNSPSKEFVLKHARRDSRQVANFIDDDYVIEQPKPISPEIRKVLFVGNVLESKGAKEIVSAASDFPGTEFILAGPVEDKVSSLNAPGNVRLLRKQIPHEEIRDLLDEADVFLFPSYTEGFSNAMLEAMARGVPIIATGVGANADMIEDSGGMLVRAGSVPDIVHSLRSISPASVRERMSRWNVNKVRDAYLINRVMECLIGIYDEVINDERKYGKVHMDLVSNSL